From the Streptomyces syringium genome, one window contains:
- a CDS encoding MerR family transcriptional regulator, producing the protein MYPSLTPPRQVKIGDAAAFAGITPRAIRHYHEIGLLPEPERGGDDRRRYGYDDMTRLLWIRKMADAGISLDDMRTAFGEARDEAGDEALDQAPDIESALSRLEETLAAQEAAIKRRRAAVQRLQAVGSPLGLLSELVTDRLSHLPPGALRPSDLDALLVTERIFGPLGAAIQASTFIVLATHPDLRAEEDRLEAAEAALDDGVEPDDPRVEELAVQRCAHQMALNQAIEATGLDAAEEKIFEIYDADLQGEEGTEMSAAAAITKMPYDFSPARMRCVELAGRLFGEALADAHSADS; encoded by the coding sequence ATGTACCCCTCCCTCACGCCTCCCCGGCAGGTCAAGATCGGTGATGCCGCTGCGTTCGCCGGGATCACCCCACGCGCCATCCGCCACTATCACGAGATCGGTCTGCTGCCGGAGCCCGAGCGCGGCGGGGACGACCGCCGCCGCTACGGCTATGACGACATGACCCGCCTGCTGTGGATCCGCAAGATGGCTGATGCCGGTATCAGCCTGGACGACATGCGGACCGCCTTCGGCGAAGCCCGGGACGAAGCTGGAGACGAAGCCCTGGACCAAGCCCCGGATATCGAGTCGGCCCTGAGCAGGCTGGAGGAAACCTTGGCGGCGCAGGAGGCCGCCATCAAACGTCGGCGCGCGGCTGTCCAGCGCCTGCAGGCGGTGGGCAGCCCGCTGGGGCTGCTCTCCGAACTGGTCACGGACCGGCTCAGCCACCTGCCCCCGGGCGCGTTGCGCCCCTCCGATCTGGACGCCCTGCTAGTCACGGAACGGATCTTCGGGCCGCTGGGCGCCGCTATCCAGGCCAGCACGTTCATCGTGCTGGCCACCCACCCCGACCTGCGGGCCGAGGAGGACCGTCTTGAGGCGGCCGAGGCCGCCCTCGACGACGGCGTCGAACCCGACGACCCGCGCGTCGAAGAGCTCGCCGTACAGCGATGCGCTCACCAAATGGCCCTGAACCAGGCCATCGAGGCAACTGGTCTCGACGCGGCCGAGGAGAAGATCTTCGAGATCTACGACGCCGACCTGCAAGGGGAGGAGGGCACAGAGATGAGTGCCGCCGCAGCGATCACCAAGATGCCTTACGACTTCTCTCCTGCCCGGATGCGCTGCGTGGAACTCGCCGGACGGCTCTTCGGCGAGGCCCTTGCCGACGCCCACTCCGCGGACAGCTGA
- a CDS encoding DUF6182 family protein, with amino-acid sequence MNPVQHHLREAAAARLTAVRPDLATRHDLATLDGLLAARADVAAAGDEETVLVAAVVHRFDLDRWIRSTCDFALGLDPVRADAWQRSFTRTVFLAGNPLHLRDRFSFASVADDASTAWTPPGPAAATTGLRRLLKLFTGSAPLCGHSGITVEIPTAHRPAPHPAHRPPVRRVLYLASAECTVADALVHLNHTLAEGVLDGLIAPGDRLTVRLLPRLAGVLGELERVRVVTDPRSPDRLMAAAGLSKAR; translated from the coding sequence GTGAACCCGGTCCAGCACCACCTTCGCGAGGCCGCGGCGGCCCGGCTCACCGCCGTACGCCCCGATCTCGCGACCCGGCACGACCTGGCCACCCTCGACGGGCTGTTGGCCGCGCGTGCCGACGTCGCGGCGGCCGGCGACGAGGAGACGGTCCTGGTCGCCGCGGTCGTCCACCGCTTCGACCTGGACCGGTGGATCCGCTCGACCTGCGACTTCGCCCTGGGGCTCGACCCCGTGCGGGCCGATGCCTGGCAGCGGTCGTTCACCCGCACCGTTTTCCTGGCGGGCAACCCGCTGCACCTGCGGGACCGGTTCTCCTTCGCCTCCGTCGCCGACGACGCGTCCACGGCCTGGACGCCGCCGGGCCCCGCGGCCGCGACGACGGGCCTGCGCAGGCTCCTCAAGCTGTTCACCGGCTCCGCCCCTCTCTGCGGACATTCCGGGATCACCGTGGAGATCCCCACCGCACACCGCCCGGCACCGCATCCGGCACACCGTCCGCCCGTACGCCGGGTGTTGTATCTGGCCTCGGCCGAGTGCACGGTCGCCGACGCGCTGGTGCATCTCAACCACACGCTGGCCGAGGGCGTGCTCGACGGACTGATCGCCCCCGGCGACCGGCTCACCGTGCGCCTCCTGCCCAGGCTGGCGGGGGTGCTCGGGGAACTCGAGCGGGTACGCGTCGTCACCGACCCCCGTTCCCCGGACCGTCTGATGGCCGCCGCGGGGCTGAGCAAGGCCAGGTGA
- a CDS encoding class I SAM-dependent methyltransferase, translating into MTALHDPVERTALLTAALRAVETRRDDRLYEDPYAATLCGDTGMALLGEVRAAAVTPGEDGTLPSTPDYNAIRTRFLDDLLQRAAAAPGTTQIVLAPAGLDSRAHRLDWPGHVRWFELDRPAVLGHKRRLLGAGTPRVDRREVAVDLTSPDWERDLREAGYDPAVPSVWLVEGLLYYLPGDEVDRVLGRIAAISAPGSTIAADLVNEAALTQPHMKGLLDVFAGWGCPWISGTDDPEALFARHGYEVRAVQPGEEGADFGRWSDRVVPRSEPGVSRVFFVHGLKR; encoded by the coding sequence GTGACCGCACTGCACGACCCCGTCGAGCGCACCGCACTGCTCACCGCCGCCCTCCGCGCCGTGGAGACCCGGCGGGACGACCGGCTCTACGAGGACCCCTACGCCGCGACGCTGTGCGGCGACACCGGCATGGCCCTGCTCGGCGAGGTGCGTGCCGCGGCCGTGACGCCCGGTGAGGACGGCACGCTGCCGAGCACCCCCGACTACAACGCCATCCGCACCCGTTTCCTCGACGACCTTCTCCAGCGGGCCGCGGCCGCCCCGGGGACGACCCAGATCGTGCTCGCCCCCGCCGGCCTGGACTCACGCGCCCACCGCCTCGACTGGCCCGGCCACGTCCGGTGGTTCGAGCTCGACCGCCCGGCGGTGCTCGGCCACAAGAGGCGGCTGCTGGGGGCCGGAACGCCGCGGGTCGACCGGCGCGAGGTCGCCGTCGACCTCACTTCGCCCGACTGGGAGCGGGATCTGCGGGAGGCCGGTTACGACCCGGCCGTCCCCTCGGTCTGGCTGGTCGAGGGGCTGCTCTACTACCTGCCCGGGGACGAGGTCGACCGGGTGCTGGGGCGTATCGCCGCCATCTCGGCGCCGGGCAGCACCATCGCCGCCGACCTCGTCAACGAGGCCGCCCTCACCCAGCCCCATATGAAGGGTCTCCTCGACGTCTTCGCCGGCTGGGGCTGCCCCTGGATCTCCGGCACGGACGACCCCGAGGCGCTCTTCGCACGCCACGGCTACGAGGTGCGGGCCGTACAGCCGGGCGAGGAGGGAGCCGACTTCGGGCGCTGGTCCGACCGGGTGGTCCCGCGGTCGGAGCCCGGCGTCAGCCGGGTGTTCTTCGTCCACGGTCTGAAGCGCTGA
- a CDS encoding GH3 auxin-responsive promoter family protein, which yields MSLADSWADPGRVRRYRERVLAERARLRSAFADPEGHQRAVLADLLEFNSGTAYGKRHGFGAIRTLDDYRKAVPVQTYADLEPWIERAAAGETGVLTADQPAVFFTSSGSTGAHKKIPVTPRFMRTTFFPFYYAAWAPLIEHFPDVLQHPGAVLNLKHDPLAAPPTTASGRPHVGASQVDFGERFGEPLSAEPGTGAPWATLPVPVEAGEHLEKMYLRLRLAVENDVRCVIGINPAMVAALPYQLNLWWPRIVKEIRDGTLGGHPHGAPDPERAAALDRLAERHGTVRPSHIWPRMRAIFCWTTGLARLYLPRLREQFGPGVTVLPAPVAASEGPVGVALDRHPSAGSLVVTASVYEFADADEDLAPDTATLGPHELEPGRDYHVVFSHVGGLYRYAVGDVVRVVDHDGGVPRLEYTGRGNRSDHAGEGLRDAQVVRAVETALRAGGLELRNVACRVDRSRYEFAVAPLTPWNDEERERFTARLDDALRGESAGYRQARDGNRLGAPLLLCLDADAFLRDWQRTVAAGTRPTQVKDRLFRQDPELWARLTEGTPSSNEPLGRNEP from the coding sequence ATGAGCTTGGCTGATTCCTGGGCGGACCCGGGCCGGGTGCGCCGCTATCGAGAGCGGGTCCTCGCCGAACGCGCCCGGCTGCGCTCCGCCTTCGCCGACCCTGAAGGCCACCAGCGCGCTGTCCTGGCCGACCTCCTGGAATTCAATTCCGGCACCGCGTACGGGAAACGGCACGGCTTCGGCGCCATCCGCACCCTGGACGACTACCGCAAAGCCGTCCCGGTGCAGACGTACGCGGATCTGGAGCCCTGGATCGAGCGCGCCGCGGCAGGCGAGACCGGTGTCCTCACGGCCGATCAGCCCGCCGTGTTCTTCACCAGCAGCGGCAGCACCGGTGCCCACAAGAAGATCCCGGTCACGCCGCGCTTCATGCGCACCACGTTCTTCCCCTTCTATTACGCGGCGTGGGCGCCGCTCATCGAACATTTCCCGGACGTCCTCCAGCACCCCGGCGCCGTTCTCAACCTCAAGCACGACCCGCTGGCGGCCCCGCCCACCACCGCCTCCGGACGCCCTCATGTGGGCGCGAGTCAGGTGGACTTCGGCGAGAGGTTCGGCGAGCCGCTCTCCGCCGAACCCGGCACGGGCGCCCCCTGGGCGACCCTGCCGGTCCCCGTGGAAGCGGGCGAGCACCTGGAGAAGATGTATCTGCGGCTCCGCCTCGCCGTGGAGAACGACGTCCGCTGCGTGATCGGCATCAACCCGGCCATGGTCGCCGCCCTGCCGTACCAGCTGAACCTGTGGTGGCCGCGGATCGTCAAGGAGATCCGCGACGGTACCCTCGGCGGGCATCCCCACGGCGCGCCCGACCCGGAGCGCGCGGCAGCGCTCGACCGGCTCGCCGAGCGCCACGGCACCGTCCGCCCGTCGCACATCTGGCCCCGGATGCGCGCCATCTTCTGCTGGACCACCGGCCTGGCCAGGCTCTATCTCCCCAGGCTCCGCGAACAGTTCGGGCCCGGCGTGACCGTGCTGCCCGCGCCCGTGGCCGCCTCCGAGGGGCCCGTCGGCGTGGCCCTGGACCGGCACCCCTCCGCCGGCAGCCTGGTCGTCACCGCCTCGGTGTACGAGTTCGCCGACGCCGACGAGGACCTCGCCCCGGACACGGCGACCCTCGGGCCGCACGAGCTGGAACCGGGCCGCGACTACCACGTGGTCTTCAGCCACGTCGGCGGGCTCTACCGCTACGCCGTCGGCGACGTGGTCCGTGTCGTGGACCACGACGGGGGCGTGCCCCGCCTGGAGTACACCGGCCGCGGCAACCGCTCCGACCACGCGGGAGAGGGGTTGCGCGACGCCCAGGTCGTCCGGGCCGTCGAGACCGCCCTGCGCGCGGGCGGCCTCGAACTGCGCAACGTCGCCTGCCGCGTCGACCGGTCGCGCTACGAGTTCGCGGTCGCCCCGCTCACCCCCTGGAACGACGAGGAACGCGAACGCTTCACCGCACGCCTCGACGACGCCCTGCGCGGCGAGTCCGCCGGATACCGGCAGGCGCGGGACGGGAACCGGCTCGGGGCACCGTTGCTGCTGTGCCTCGACGCGGACGCCTTCCTGCGCGACTGGCAGCGGACCGTCGCCGCCGGCACCCGGCCCACCCAGGTCAAGGACCGGCTGTTCCGGCAGGACCCGGAGCTGTGGGCCCGGCTGACCGAAGGCACACCTTCGTCGAACGAACCTTTGGGGAGAAACGAACCGTGA
- a CDS encoding phosphatidylserine/phosphatidylglycerophosphate/cardiolipin synthase family protein, which yields MERTTRIPPFLQKAAITVILGCAAYLTTTLTGQPEIWRLTISIFIGGASLIVQFMTDFDRRLGVVETSLTSHSEDMKKLVDGGFSRINEATRLFGLVEGSALRTDAVTQLVRNATEIGVGGPDIIYDFAQAEISRLAQLMKDLHGGQAAYDGEDHDWLLTLTRSAGVSIDATSTAMDTDFWPTELGRRYLRAQREAIKRGVRVRRLFIVAHPELLQDERIKAVCRSHEDLGVEVRVAAMCTLPPAAMLDPVFDFIVFDGGVSYEVSPALGSEHTPRPVVAKTTLDVREGLVTDRVHRFNDLWEAGQ from the coding sequence ATGGAACGTACGACGAGAATCCCGCCGTTCCTTCAGAAGGCCGCGATCACCGTGATCCTCGGGTGCGCCGCGTATCTGACGACCACGCTCACCGGGCAGCCGGAGATATGGCGGCTGACCATCTCGATATTCATCGGTGGCGCGTCGCTGATCGTGCAGTTCATGACGGACTTCGACCGCCGCCTGGGGGTGGTCGAGACGTCGCTGACGTCGCACAGCGAGGACATGAAGAAGCTCGTCGACGGCGGCTTCTCCCGGATCAACGAGGCGACCCGGCTGTTCGGCCTGGTGGAGGGCTCGGCGCTGCGCACCGACGCGGTCACCCAGCTGGTGCGCAACGCCACGGAGATCGGCGTGGGCGGCCCGGACATCATCTACGACTTCGCGCAGGCCGAGATCAGCCGGCTGGCCCAGCTGATGAAGGACCTGCACGGCGGCCAGGCCGCCTACGACGGCGAGGACCACGACTGGCTGCTGACGCTCACCCGCAGCGCGGGGGTCAGCATCGACGCCACGAGCACCGCGATGGACACCGACTTCTGGCCCACCGAGCTGGGCCGTCGTTATCTGCGGGCGCAGCGCGAGGCGATCAAGCGGGGGGTGCGGGTGCGCAGGCTGTTCATCGTGGCCCACCCCGAGCTGCTCCAGGACGAGCGGATCAAGGCCGTCTGCCGCAGCCACGAGGACCTCGGCGTGGAGGTGCGGGTCGCGGCGATGTGCACGCTGCCGCCGGCGGCGATGCTGGACCCGGTCTTCGACTTCATCGTCTTCGACGGCGGTGTGAGTTACGAGGTCAGCCCGGCGCTGGGCAGTGAGCACACGCCGCGCCCCGTCGTCGCCAAGACGACCCTGGACGTGCGCGAGGGTCTGGTGACGGACCGGGTCCACCGTTTCAACGACCTGTGGGAGGCGGGCCAGTGA
- a CDS encoding SCO2521 family protein, producing MTGGGAGDGPEAFVCGEVRTCLLQTSASLPRAEAVRLLRLRSDEAVRFSERPNLYAVSPEVLTGVDCALPAATGSRVRAVGTVQARAVLTEGRVLQATARFSSPVSGPDRRLPWGHYLVRPGVVQPLGRLSVPDVAAGFLGARPAVPDRHAAATVDLGAIAERLLARVLGQPLLDRRAPFKSRRTMLRWFAVHAAAGQGPPTAEFTVAADGLRTLRISAAGLDAAEIAAFCEELALHDWLLTTLIRMIDRSRLGSTAGTEAVLALRPAVDHLLHLWMPGARTGAGPAPLWDGLERHPGFTRQWQTLVQRIRDQVALRAVPFRCQA from the coding sequence ATGACGGGCGGCGGCGCGGGAGACGGGCCCGAGGCGTTCGTCTGCGGCGAGGTGCGCACGTGCCTGTTGCAGACGTCGGCGTCCCTGCCGCGCGCCGAGGCCGTGCGACTGCTCCGGCTCCGGTCCGACGAGGCGGTGCGCTTCTCGGAGCGGCCGAACCTGTACGCCGTCTCCCCCGAGGTGCTCACCGGCGTCGACTGCGCGCTGCCCGCGGCCACCGGCAGCCGGGTACGGGCGGTGGGCACGGTGCAGGCGCGGGCGGTGCTCACCGAGGGCCGGGTGCTCCAGGCGACGGCCCGGTTCTCCTCGCCCGTTTCGGGCCCCGACCGGCGGTTGCCGTGGGGGCACTATCTGGTGCGTCCCGGTGTCGTCCAGCCGCTCGGGCGGCTGTCGGTGCCCGACGTGGCGGCGGGTTTCCTCGGCGCCCGGCCGGCCGTGCCGGACCGGCACGCGGCCGCCACGGTCGATCTGGGGGCGATCGCGGAGCGGCTGCTCGCGCGCGTCCTCGGGCAGCCGCTGCTGGACCGGCGCGCGCCCTTCAAATCCCGCCGCACCATGCTGCGGTGGTTCGCTGTCCACGCGGCGGCCGGGCAGGGCCCGCCGACCGCGGAGTTCACCGTCGCCGCCGACGGGCTACGGACGCTGCGGATCTCCGCGGCGGGTCTCGACGCGGCGGAGATCGCCGCTTTCTGCGAGGAACTGGCCCTGCACGACTGGCTCCTGACGACGCTGATAAGGATGATCGACCGCAGTCGGCTCGGGTCGACCGCGGGAACCGAGGCGGTGCTCGCCCTGCGGCCCGCCGTGGACCATCTGCTGCACCTGTGGATGCCCGGTGCCCGTACGGGAGCCGGACCGGCCCCGCTGTGGGACGGTCTGGAACGGCACCCGGGCTTCACCCGCCAGTGGCAGACGCTGGTCCAGCGCATCCGCGACCAAGTGGCCCTGCGGGCCGTCCCGTTCAGGTGCCAGGCGTAG
- a CDS encoding SCO2522 family protein encodes MTGTTFREESADPRTQSLPLSHLSVELGHLYMEDFAAGPGRLREQFTRVKPWADAARVSLAGAAGVRRPRVSTCFLVDDYFTRFSSPAELMPMLLAEAKACGLTIDYLAREAGCAAADGVEPASLVEGRLVESPPVGSNGSRPAVREIGWLCNGERTPAAGGEAMSGATAWAAPVETGARRHSVFMDVELWDDGEGGRTWSCPFLAAVWQLLRLGLLRREGQPVLQAVPWGPERGAFPRDWDDLPPLVRLNASAAPFAAYGTFSVLPSRFLPVEHAVRLVLGQVALEEAVLRQTAERADREGFAVPPAVADRAAYAFYAEP; translated from the coding sequence GTGACGGGGACGACCTTCCGGGAGGAGAGCGCGGATCCGCGGACGCAGTCCCTGCCGCTGTCGCACCTGTCCGTGGAGCTGGGTCATCTCTACATGGAGGACTTCGCGGCGGGGCCCGGGCGGCTGCGCGAGCAGTTCACGCGGGTGAAGCCGTGGGCGGACGCGGCACGGGTGTCCCTGGCGGGCGCGGCCGGGGTCCGACGGCCCCGGGTGAGTACGTGCTTTCTGGTCGACGACTACTTCACCCGTTTCTCCTCACCCGCCGAGCTGATGCCGATGCTGCTGGCAGAGGCGAAGGCGTGCGGCCTGACCATCGACTATCTGGCGCGTGAGGCGGGGTGCGCGGCGGCCGACGGCGTGGAGCCGGCCTCGCTGGTGGAGGGCAGGCTGGTCGAGTCGCCACCGGTGGGGAGCAACGGCTCCCGCCCGGCGGTACGGGAGATCGGCTGGCTGTGCAACGGCGAACGGACCCCGGCCGCCGGCGGGGAGGCGATGAGCGGCGCCACCGCCTGGGCCGCGCCCGTCGAGACCGGGGCCCGTCGGCATTCGGTGTTCATGGACGTGGAGCTGTGGGACGACGGGGAGGGGGGCCGTACGTGGTCGTGCCCGTTCCTGGCCGCCGTCTGGCAGCTGTTACGGCTGGGCTTGTTACGCCGCGAGGGGCAGCCGGTGTTGCAGGCTGTTCCCTGGGGCCCCGAGCGCGGTGCCTTCCCCCGCGACTGGGACGACCTGCCGCCGCTGGTGCGGCTCAACGCCTCGGCCGCCCCGTTCGCCGCCTATGGCACGTTCTCCGTGCTTCCCTCGCGGTTCCTTCCGGTGGAGCACGCGGTACGGCTCGTCCTCGGCCAAGTGGCCTTGGAGGAAGCGGTATTGCGTCAGACCGCCGAGCGGGCGGACCGTGAGGGCTTCGCCGTTCCCCCCGCGGTCGCCGACCGCGCCGCCTACGCCTTCTACGCCGAGCCATGA